The proteins below come from a single Streptomyces tubercidicus genomic window:
- a CDS encoding cation transporter, with the protein MTAGIPLGTGPAPARREALARRIRWLVAATITYNAMEAIVAITAGTIASSTALIGFGLDSVIEVSSASAVAWQFSARDHALREAREKTTLRIIAVSFFALATYVAVDAIRALAGTGEADRSVPGIVIAALSLVMMPFLSAAQRKAGRELGSVSAVADSKQTLLCTYLSAVLLVGLVLNATLGWSWADPIAALVIAAIAVKEGRDAWQGRGCCAAPAAVTVPSADTEADACGCRPGCDCCN; encoded by the coding sequence ATGACCGCCGGGATTCCCCTCGGCACAGGCCCGGCCCCGGCCCGCCGGGAGGCGCTCGCCCGCCGCATACGGTGGCTGGTCGCGGCCACCATCACCTACAACGCGATGGAAGCGATCGTCGCGATCACCGCCGGGACGATCGCCTCCTCCACCGCGCTGATCGGCTTCGGCCTCGACTCGGTCATCGAGGTCTCCTCCGCCAGTGCGGTCGCCTGGCAGTTCTCCGCCCGCGACCACGCCCTGCGCGAGGCACGGGAGAAGACCACCCTGCGGATCATCGCCGTCTCCTTCTTCGCCCTCGCCACCTACGTCGCCGTTGACGCCATCCGGGCACTGGCCGGCACCGGTGAGGCCGACCGCTCCGTTCCCGGCATCGTCATCGCTGCCCTCTCGCTCGTGATGATGCCGTTCCTGTCCGCGGCCCAGCGCAAGGCCGGACGCGAGCTCGGTTCCGTCTCGGCCGTCGCCGACTCCAAGCAGACGCTCCTGTGCACGTACCTGTCCGCCGTCCTCCTCGTCGGCCTGGTGCTCAACGCCACCCTGGGTTGGTCTTGGGCGGACCCCATCGCAGCTCTGGTCATCGCCGCCATCGCCGTCAAGGAAGGCCGCGACGCCTGGCAGGGCAGGGGCTGCTGCGCGGCCCCGGCTGCCGTGACGGTGCCGTCCGCCGACACCGAGGCGGACGCGTGCGGATGCCGCCCCGGCTGCGACTGCTGCAACTGA